A genome region from Staphylococcus capitis subsp. capitis includes the following:
- the gatA gene encoding Asp-tRNA(Asn)/Glu-tRNA(Gln) amidotransferase subunit GatA, with protein sequence MSIRYESVEKLTEMIKNKEIKPSEVVKDIYAAIEETDPTIKSFLALDKENAIKKAEELDNLQAKDQMDGKLFGIPMGIKDNIITKDVETTCASKMLEGFVPIYESTVMNKLHDENAVLIGKLNMDEFAMGGSTETSYFKKTLNPFDHTAVPGGSSGGSAAAVAAGLVPFSLGSDTGGSIRQPAAYCGVVGMKPTYGRVSRFGLVAFASSLDQIGPITRNVKDNAIVLETISGVDANDSTSAPVEDVDFTSDIGKDIKGLKVALPKEYLGEGVSEEVKASVKEAVETLKSLGAEVGEVSLPNTKYGIPSYYVIASSEASANLARFDGIRYGYHSKEAQSLEELYKMSRSEGFGAEVKRRIFLGTFALSSGYYDAYYKKSQKVRTLIKNDFDKVFETYDVVVGPTAPTTAFNLGEEIDDPLTMYANDLLTTPVNLAGLPGISVPCGQSNGRPIGLQFIGKPFDEKTLYRVAYQYETQYNLHDAYENL encoded by the coding sequence ATGAGTATTCGTTATGAATCTGTTGAAAAATTAACAGAAATGATTAAGAACAAAGAAATTAAACCTTCTGAAGTGGTTAAAGATATTTATGCAGCTATTGAAGAGACAGACCCAACTATTAAATCTTTCTTAGCATTAGATAAAGAGAATGCTATTAAAAAAGCAGAAGAACTAGATAATTTACAAGCAAAAGATCAAATGGATGGTAAATTATTCGGTATTCCAATGGGAATCAAAGATAATATTATTACCAAAGATGTAGAAACAACATGTGCTAGTAAAATGCTTGAAGGATTTGTACCAATTTACGAATCTACTGTAATGAATAAATTACATGATGAAAATGCTGTGCTTATTGGTAAATTAAATATGGACGAGTTTGCAATGGGGGGTTCAACTGAAACATCTTACTTCAAGAAAACGTTAAACCCATTCGATCATACAGCAGTACCTGGAGGTTCTTCTGGTGGCTCAGCAGCAGCTGTTGCAGCAGGTTTAGTACCATTCAGTCTTGGTTCTGATACAGGAGGATCAATTAGACAACCGGCAGCTTATTGTGGTGTTGTAGGCATGAAACCTACATATGGACGTGTATCACGATTCGGTCTTGTGGCTTTCGCTTCTTCTTTAGATCAAATCGGACCTATTACACGTAATGTTAAAGATAACGCAATTGTACTTGAAACAATTTCAGGTGTTGATGCAAATGATTCTACTAGCGCGCCTGTAGAAGATGTTGATTTTACTTCAGATATTGGTAAAGACATTAAAGGCCTCAAAGTAGCTCTACCTAAAGAATATTTAGGTGAAGGTGTAAGTGAAGAAGTTAAAGCATCTGTTAAAGAGGCTGTAGAAACATTAAAATCTTTAGGTGCTGAAGTAGGGGAAGTATCATTACCTAATACTAAATATGGTATTCCTTCTTATTATGTCATTGCATCATCAGAAGCATCTGCGAACTTAGCACGTTTTGATGGTATCCGTTATGGCTATCACTCAAAAGAAGCGCAATCTTTAGAAGAGTTATACAAAATGTCTAGATCTGAAGGGTTTGGAGCTGAAGTTAAACGCCGTATCTTCTTAGGAACTTTCGCATTAAGTTCAGGTTACTATGATGCTTACTATAAAAAGTCTCAAAAAGTAAGAACATTAATTAAAAATGATTTCGATAAAGTATTTGAAACGTATGATGTAGTGGTAGGACCAACTGCGCCAACAACTGCATTTAATTTAGGCGAAGAAATTGATGATCCATTAACAATGTATGCAAATGACTTATTAACAACACCAGTTAACTTAGCTGGTTTACCTGGTATTTCTGTTCCTTGCGGACAATCTAACGGACGACCAATTGGTTTACAATTTATTGGTAAACCTTTCGATGAAAAGACGTTATATCGTGTAGCTTATCAATATGAAACACAATACAACTTACATGACGCATACGAAAATTTATAA
- the putP gene encoding sodium/proline symporter PutP, translated as MLTLGSTLSNQVDANWQTYIMIATYFIILLIIGFYGYKQATGNLSEFMLGGRSIGPYITALSAGASDMSGWMIMGLPGSVYSTGLSAIWITIGLTLGAYINYFVVAPRLRVYTEIAGDAITLPDFFKNRLNDKQNIIKIISGLIIVVFFTLYTHSGFVSGGKLFESAFGLNYHFGLILVAVIVIFYTFFGGYLAVSITDFFQGVIMLIAMVMVPVVAILKLNGWDTFYEVAQMKPTNLDLFRGTTVIGIISLFSWGLGYFGQPHIIVRFMSIKSHKLLPKARRLGISWMAIGLLGAVGVGLTGIAFISESHIKLEDPETLFIVMSQVLFHPLVGGFLLAAILAAIMSTISSQLLVTSSSLTEDFYKLVRGEDKAASHQKEFVMVGRLSVLIVAIVAIAIAWHPNDTILNLVGNAWAGFGAAFSPLVLFSLYWKDLTRAGAVSGMIAGALVVIIWIAWIKPLASINELFGMYEIIPGFIISVLVTYFVSKLTKKPGAFVENDLNKVKQIVRE; from the coding sequence ATGCTGACATTAGGTTCTACACTCAGTAACCAAGTCGATGCGAATTGGCAAACGTACATCATGATTGCAACTTATTTTATTATCCTACTTATTATCGGCTTTTATGGCTACAAACAGGCCACAGGTAACTTAAGTGAATTTATGCTAGGAGGACGAAGTATAGGTCCGTATATCACAGCGCTATCAGCAGGTGCTTCAGATATGAGCGGTTGGATGATTATGGGACTTCCAGGCTCTGTTTATAGCACGGGTCTTTCTGCCATATGGATAACAATAGGTTTAACACTTGGTGCTTATATTAACTACTTCGTTGTCGCTCCTAGATTACGAGTTTATACAGAAATTGCTGGGGATGCCATCACCTTACCTGATTTCTTCAAGAATAGATTAAATGATAAACAAAATATTATTAAAATTATTTCTGGATTAATCATTGTGGTTTTCTTTACTTTATATACGCACTCTGGATTTGTCTCAGGTGGAAAATTATTCGAAAGTGCTTTTGGTCTTAATTACCATTTCGGTTTGATTTTAGTAGCAGTCATCGTTATCTTCTATACTTTCTTCGGAGGATATCTAGCTGTCTCAATTACTGACTTTTTCCAAGGCGTGATTATGCTTATTGCAATGGTAATGGTTCCAGTTGTGGCCATTTTAAAATTAAATGGATGGGACACTTTTTATGAAGTGGCACAAATGAAACCAACAAATTTAGATTTATTTAGAGGTACAACAGTAATAGGTATCATATCTTTATTTTCTTGGGGACTGGGCTACTTTGGACAGCCACATATTATAGTACGTTTCATGTCTATTAAATCTCATAAATTACTACCTAAAGCAAGACGGTTAGGCATTAGTTGGATGGCAATAGGTTTACTCGGTGCAGTGGGAGTTGGTTTAACCGGTATCGCATTTATTTCCGAAAGTCACATCAAATTAGAAGATCCAGAAACATTATTCATTGTTATGAGTCAAGTTTTATTTCATCCTCTTGTTGGCGGCTTCCTGTTAGCTGCTATTTTGGCTGCAATTATGAGTACTATTTCTTCTCAATTATTAGTAACATCTAGTTCTTTAACTGAAGATTTTTATAAACTTGTACGTGGTGAAGATAAAGCTGCATCTCATCAAAAAGAGTTTGTAATGGTGGGCCGTCTGTCAGTACTTATTGTAGCCATTGTTGCAATAGCAATTGCTTGGCATCCAAATGATACCATTCTCAATCTTGTAGGTAATGCTTGGGCTGGTTTTGGAGCTGCATTTAGTCCACTAGTTTTATTTTCACTATATTGGAAAGATCTTACACGTGCTGGAGCTGTAAGTGGTATGATTGCAGGTGCTCTAGTAGTTATCATATGGATAGCATGGATTAAACCACTTGCCTCTATTAATGAATTATTTGGGATGTACGAAATTATTCCAGGTTTTATCATCAGTGTATTGGTTACTTATTTTGTAAGTAAATTAACTAAAAAGCCTGGTGCTTTCGTAGAAAATGATTTAAATAAAGTGAAGCAAATCGTCCGAGAATAA
- the gatC gene encoding Asp-tRNA(Asn)/Glu-tRNA(Gln) amidotransferase subunit GatC — MTKVTREEVEHIANLARLQISSEETEEMANTLESILDFAKQNDSTDTEGVEPTYHVLDLQNVLRDDKAIEGIPQELALKNAKETEDGQFKVPSIMNGEDA, encoded by the coding sequence ATGACTAAAGTTACACGTGAAGAAGTTGAACATATTGCTAATTTAGCTAGACTTCAAATTTCTTCTGAAGAAACAGAAGAAATGGCTAATACCTTAGAAAGTATTTTAGATTTTGCGAAACAAAATGATAGTACGGATACTGAAGGTGTTGAGCCAACTTATCACGTATTAGATTTACAAAACGTGTTACGTGACGATAAAGCAATCGAGGGCATTCCTCAAGAATTAGCATTGAAAAATGCAAAAGAAACAGAAGATGGACAATTTAAAGTGCCATCCATCATGAATGGGGAGGACGCTTAA
- a CDS encoding YerC/YecD family TrpR-related protein, translating into MQIEKLRGQALDELFDAILALENREECYQFFDDLCTVNEIQSLSQRLQVAKMIKQGYTYATIEDESGASTATISRVKRSLQWGNDAYTMILDRLNIETKS; encoded by the coding sequence ATGCAAATTGAAAAATTACGTGGGCAAGCATTGGATGAATTATTTGATGCGATCCTAGCGCTAGAAAATAGAGAAGAGTGCTATCAGTTTTTCGATGATTTATGCACTGTGAATGAAATACAGTCGCTATCTCAGAGACTTCAAGTTGCTAAAATGATTAAACAGGGTTATACGTATGCAACTATTGAAGACGAATCTGGTGCATCAACTGCAACGATTTCTAGAGTTAAACGTTCATTACAATGGGGTAATGATGCGTATACCATGATTTTAGATAGACTCAATATTGAAACAAAGTCATAA
- the ligA gene encoding NAD-dependent DNA ligase LigA: MEDLQSRVNELHDLLNQYSYEYYVQDNPSVPDSEYDKLLHELIDIEEKHPEYKTADSPTVRVGGEAQSSFEKVNHDTPMLSLGNAFNEEDLRKFDQRIRDNIGKVEYMCELKIDGLAVSLKYQNGRFVQGLTRGDGTTGEDITENLRTIHAIPLKIKEPLNFEVRGEAYMPRRSFMNLNAEKEENGEQPFANPRNAAAGSLRQLDSKLAAKRKLSVFLYSVNDLTDFDATTQSEALQGLDDLGFKTNQERERVADIDGVLDYIDKWTEKRESLSYDIDGIVIKINDLDQQEEMGYTQKSPRWAIAYKFPAEEVVSKLLDIELSIGRTGVVTPTAILEPVRVAGTTVSRASLHNEDLIHERDIRIGDSVVVKKAGDIIPEVVKSILDRRPKDAETYHMPTHCPSCDHELVRIEGEVALRCINPKCQAQLIEGLIHFVSRQAMNIDGLGTKIIQQLYENELIKDVADIFYLKEEDLLPLERMGSKKVENLLAAIEKAKDNSLEHLLFGLGIRHLGVKASQVLAEKYETMDRLLDVTEEELVAIHDIGDKLAQSVVTYLENEDIRALIQKLKDKNVNMNYKGIKTSEIEGHPEFNGKTIVLTGKLEQMTRSEATQWLEMQGAKVTNSVTKSTDIVIAGADAGSKLAKAEKFGKEIWTEDEFAKKQKESNN; this comes from the coding sequence ATGGAAGATTTACAATCTCGTGTAAATGAACTACATGACTTATTAAATCAATATAGCTATGAATATTATGTACAGGATAATCCATCTGTGCCTGATAGTGAGTATGATAAATTATTACATGAACTTATAGATATTGAAGAGAAGCATCCTGAATATAAGACTGCTGATTCACCTACTGTACGTGTTGGTGGAGAGGCGCAGTCCTCATTTGAAAAGGTAAACCATGATACACCAATGTTAAGTTTAGGAAATGCGTTTAATGAAGAAGATTTAAGAAAGTTCGACCAGCGTATCAGAGACAATATTGGTAAGGTCGAGTATATGTGTGAACTTAAAATCGATGGATTAGCAGTTTCACTCAAATATCAAAATGGAAGATTCGTACAAGGATTGACACGAGGTGATGGCACTACTGGAGAGGATATTACTGAGAATTTAAGGACTATCCACGCTATTCCTTTGAAGATTAAGGAACCACTTAATTTCGAGGTACGTGGTGAAGCGTATATGCCTAGACGATCATTTATGAATTTAAATGCAGAGAAAGAAGAGAATGGTGAACAGCCTTTCGCAAATCCAAGAAATGCTGCAGCAGGGTCTTTAAGACAGCTTGACTCTAAACTTGCAGCCAAAAGAAAGTTAAGTGTCTTCTTATACAGCGTAAATGATTTAACTGATTTTGATGCAACGACTCAAAGTGAGGCATTGCAAGGACTTGATGACTTAGGTTTTAAAACAAATCAAGAAAGAGAACGTGTAGCTGATATTGATGGCGTTCTTGATTATATTGATAAATGGACGGAGAAAAGAGAGTCTCTATCATACGATATTGACGGTATCGTTATAAAAATAAATGATTTAGACCAACAAGAAGAAATGGGTTATACGCAGAAATCGCCAAGATGGGCAATTGCTTATAAGTTTCCAGCTGAAGAAGTTGTTTCAAAATTATTAGATATTGAGCTAAGCATTGGGAGAACTGGTGTAGTGACTCCAACAGCTATTCTTGAACCGGTTAGAGTTGCAGGCACAACTGTATCTCGAGCGTCTTTACATAATGAGGACCTTATACATGAAAGAGATATACGAATCGGTGATAGTGTAGTAGTCAAAAAGGCTGGCGACATCATTCCTGAAGTAGTCAAAAGTATATTAGATAGAAGACCAAAAGATGCTGAGACATATCATATGCCAACACATTGCCCAAGTTGCGATCATGAGTTGGTTAGAATAGAGGGTGAAGTTGCACTACGTTGTATCAACCCTAAATGCCAAGCGCAACTCATTGAAGGGCTTATACATTTTGTCTCAAGACAAGCAATGAACATTGATGGACTTGGAACGAAGATTATTCAACAATTATATGAAAATGAGTTAATCAAGGATGTAGCAGATATCTTTTATCTTAAAGAAGAAGACTTGCTTCCATTAGAACGTATGGGTAGTAAAAAAGTTGAGAATTTATTAGCTGCTATCGAGAAAGCTAAAGACAACTCACTTGAACATTTATTATTTGGTTTAGGTATCAGACATTTAGGTGTTAAAGCTAGTCAAGTTTTAGCAGAAAAATATGAAACGATGGATCGCTTATTAGATGTAACTGAGGAAGAACTCGTAGCGATCCACGATATAGGCGATAAACTGGCTCAATCTGTTGTTACTTATTTAGAGAATGAAGATATTCGTGCTTTAATTCAAAAATTAAAAGACAAAAATGTTAATATGAATTATAAAGGTATAAAAACTTCAGAAATTGAGGGTCACCCTGAATTTAATGGTAAAACTATCGTATTAACTGGTAAACTGGAACAAATGACTAGAAGTGAAGCGACACAATGGTTAGAAATGCAAGGGGCTAAAGTAACAAATAGTGTAACTAAAAGTACAGATATTGTTATAGCCGGTGCTGATGCAGGTTCTAAACTTGCTAAAGCTGAAAAGTTTGGTAAAGAAATTTGGACTGAAGATGAATTTGCTAAAAAACAAAAAGAATCAAATAATTAG
- the pcrA gene encoding DNA helicase PcrA, translating to MNSLVKNMNTEQSEAVRTTEGPLLIMAGAGSGKTRVLTHRIAYLLDEKDVSPYNILAITFTNKAAKEMKERVEQLVGEEAQVIWMSTFHSMCVRILRRDADRIGIERNFTIIDPTDQKSVIKDVLKNENIDSKRFEPRMFIGAISNLKNELKTPDDAQKEANDFHSQMVATVYKGYQRQLSRNEALDFDDLIMTTINLFERVPDALEYYQNKFQYIHVDEYQDTNKAQYTLVKLLANKFKNLCVVGDSDQSIYGWRGADIQNILSFEEDYPEAKTIFLEQNYRSTKNILNAANEVIKNNSERKPKGLWTANTGGDKIQYYEAMTERDEAEYVVKEIMKHQRNGKKYSDMAILYRTNAQSRVLEETFMKSNIPYTMVGGQKFYDRKEIKDLLSYLRVIANSNDDISLQRIINVPKRGIGPSSVEKIQTYAVQSNISMFDALGEVDFIGLSKKVTQECINFYETITHLIKEQEFLEISEIVEEVLQKSGYRDMLEREQTLESRSRLENLDEFMSVPKDYEENTPLEEQSLINFLTDLSLVADIDEADTQTGVTMMTMHSAKGLEFPIVFIMGMEESLFPHIRAIKADDDHEMEEERRICYVAITRAEELLYITNATTRMLFGRSQSNMPSRFLKEIPEELLESHTGNKRQTIQQPKAKPQQKRGFSRRTTSSKKQVSSSEWKVGDKVTHKAWGEGMVSNVNEKNGSVELDIIFKSEGPKRLLVQFAPIEKKED from the coding sequence ATGAATTCGCTAGTAAAGAATATGAATACAGAACAAAGTGAAGCTGTAAGAACAACTGAAGGACCATTACTTATTATGGCAGGCGCGGGGTCGGGGAAAACACGCGTATTAACACATCGTATTGCTTATTTATTAGATGAAAAAGATGTGTCTCCTTACAATATTTTAGCGATTACTTTTACAAATAAAGCTGCTAAAGAAATGAAAGAACGTGTTGAACAACTAGTCGGAGAAGAGGCTCAGGTTATTTGGATGTCTACATTCCATTCTATGTGCGTGAGAATTTTAAGAAGAGATGCAGATAGAATTGGTATAGAACGCAATTTCACTATCATTGATCCAACTGACCAAAAATCTGTTATTAAAGATGTTTTAAAAAATGAAAACATCGATAGCAAACGTTTTGAACCAAGAATGTTCATCGGTGCAATAAGTAATCTGAAGAATGAATTAAAAACACCGGATGATGCTCAAAAAGAGGCAAATGACTTTCACTCTCAAATGGTTGCAACAGTCTACAAAGGTTATCAAAGACAATTATCACGTAATGAAGCATTAGACTTTGATGATTTAATAATGACTACAATCAATCTCTTTGAACGCGTTCCAGATGCGCTTGAATATTATCAAAATAAATTTCAATATATCCATGTTGATGAATACCAAGATACAAACAAAGCGCAGTACACTTTAGTAAAATTGCTTGCTAATAAATTTAAAAATCTTTGCGTTGTTGGTGACTCAGATCAATCAATTTATGGTTGGCGTGGTGCAGATATACAAAATATTTTATCTTTCGAAGAAGATTATCCTGAAGCGAAGACCATTTTCCTAGAGCAAAATTATCGTTCTACTAAAAATATTCTAAATGCAGCAAATGAAGTAATTAAAAATAATTCTGAACGTAAACCTAAGGGATTATGGACTGCTAATACCGGTGGAGATAAAATTCAATATTATGAAGCGATGACAGAACGTGATGAAGCTGAGTATGTTGTGAAAGAAATTATGAAACATCAGAGAAATGGTAAGAAGTATAGCGACATGGCAATCCTTTATAGAACTAATGCACAATCACGTGTATTAGAGGAAACTTTCATGAAATCGAACATTCCATACACTATGGTTGGAGGCCAAAAGTTCTATGACCGTAAAGAAATTAAAGACTTATTAAGCTATTTACGCGTAATCGCAAATAGTAACGATGATATTAGTTTACAACGAATTATCAATGTTCCTAAAAGAGGAATTGGACCTTCTTCAGTGGAGAAGATACAAACCTATGCAGTTCAAAGTAATATAAGTATGTTCGATGCATTGGGGGAAGTGGACTTTATTGGTCTCTCTAAAAAGGTTACGCAGGAGTGCATCAATTTTTACGAAACAATAACTCATTTAATTAAAGAACAAGAATTCCTTGAAATAAGTGAGATTGTAGAGGAAGTATTACAAAAATCTGGTTATCGAGACATGTTAGAAAGAGAACAGACACTCGAATCACGTAGTCGTTTAGAAAACTTAGATGAATTCATGTCTGTACCTAAAGATTATGAGGAGAATACACCTTTAGAAGAACAATCATTGATTAACTTTTTAACTGACTTATCACTTGTGGCTGATATAGATGAAGCAGATACACAAACTGGCGTAACGATGATGACTATGCACTCTGCGAAAGGTCTAGAATTTCCTATAGTCTTTATTATGGGTATGGAAGAATCACTCTTCCCTCATATTCGAGCTATTAAAGCAGATGATGATCATGAAATGGAAGAAGAACGTCGAATTTGTTATGTGGCAATTACACGTGCTGAGGAACTGTTATATATTACGAATGCTACGACAAGAATGTTATTCGGACGTTCACAATCTAACATGCCTTCTAGATTTTTAAAGGAAATTCCAGAAGAACTACTTGAAAGTCATACAGGAAATAAACGTCAAACCATCCAACAACCTAAAGCTAAACCACAACAGAAAAGAGGGTTTAGCAGACGTACAACTTCATCTAAGAAACAAGTTTCATCTTCAGAATGGAAAGTGGGAGATAAGGTGACACATAAAGCTTGGGGTGAAGGAATGGTCAGCAATGTAAATGAGAAAAACGGTTCAGTAGAATTAGATATAATATTTAAATCTGAAGGACCTAAACGTTTACTTGTTCAATTTGCGCCAATAGAGAAGAAGGAGGACTAA
- a CDS encoding CamS family sex pheromone protein encodes MKRTIILLISTIFLLAACNNNQKDNQSDKDQSGSKDSQNTNQVKQIATDKNVQGDNYRTILPFKESQARGLLQDNMANSYNGEDFESGLLTLSKEVFPTNKYLYQDGQYLDKKTINAYLNPKYTKKEIDKMSEKEKKSKKANENLGLNPSHNGETDEEKIAEQSPAYLSNILEQDFYGNNDSKAKNIKGMTIGLAMNSVYYYQKEKDGETYSKKLDDKEIEKQGKQMASEMLSRLRENSDLKDIPIHFAIYKQSGQDSITPGEFIAGATADDGKTKINEWDTIKEKSALLPSSTAEDYNETLNNNFKQFNDNLQSYFSNFTQAVGKVKFVNKKPKQLTVDLPIDYYGQAETIGITQYVTEQAEKYFDNIDEYEIRIKDGNTPRALISKSKDVKEPQVHIYHN; translated from the coding sequence ATGAAGCGAACAATAATTTTACTCATTTCGACAATATTTTTATTAGCTGCATGTAATAATAATCAAAAAGATAATCAATCTGATAAAGATCAAAGTGGAAGTAAGGATAGTCAAAATACGAACCAAGTAAAACAAATTGCTACGGATAAAAATGTTCAAGGAGATAATTATAGAACAATTTTACCTTTTAAAGAGAGCCAAGCTAGAGGCCTTTTACAAGATAACATGGCAAATAGTTATAACGGTGAAGATTTTGAAAGTGGATTATTGACTCTCAGTAAAGAAGTATTTCCTACAAATAAATATCTTTATCAAGATGGACAGTATTTGGATAAGAAAACAATTAATGCCTATCTAAATCCTAAATACACAAAAAAAGAAATAGATAAGATGAGTGAGAAAGAAAAGAAAAGTAAGAAAGCGAATGAAAACCTGGGTCTTAATCCATCACATAATGGTGAGACAGATGAAGAAAAAATAGCTGAGCAATCACCAGCTTATCTTTCAAATATATTAGAACAAGATTTTTACGGTAATAATGACTCTAAAGCTAAAAATATTAAAGGTATGACAATCGGACTAGCTATGAATAGTGTCTATTATTATCAAAAGGAAAAAGATGGCGAAACATATAGTAAAAAATTAGATGATAAAGAAATTGAAAAACAAGGTAAACAAATGGCAAGTGAAATGTTATCTCGCTTACGTGAAAATAGCGATTTAAAAGATATACCTATTCACTTTGCAATTTACAAACAATCAGGCCAAGATTCTATTACACCAGGTGAATTTATTGCTGGTGCAACTGCAGACGATGGTAAAACAAAAATTAATGAATGGGATACTATCAAAGAAAAATCAGCCTTGCTACCTTCTTCAACAGCAGAGGATTATAATGAGACATTAAATAATAATTTCAAACAATTTAATGATAATTTACAATCTTACTTCTCTAACTTTACTCAAGCGGTAGGTAAAGTGAAATTCGTTAATAAGAAACCAAAACAATTAACGGTTGATTTACCAATTGACTATTATGGACAAGCTGAAACTATTGGTATTACTCAATATGTTACAGAGCAAGCTGAAAAATATTTTGATAATATTGATGAGTATGAAATTCGCATCAAAGATGGTAATACACCTCGTGCATTAATAAGCAAATCGAAAGATGTTAAAGAACCACAAGTTCACATCTACCATAACTAA
- a CDS encoding heptaprenylglyceryl phosphate synthase → MYDITKWKHIFKLDPAKSISDDDLEAICMSNTDAIMIGGTDNVTEDNVIHLMSRVRRYPLPLALEVSNVESVMPGFDFYFIPTVMNSNDTTYHNGILLEALKQYGHVINFEEVIFEGYLVLNSDSKVARKTGAHTELNIEDVEAYAQMANELYHFPVMYLEYSGAYGDIDKVKAVSHMLTETQLFYGGGISNLGQAQEMADIADTIIVGNIIYTDIKKALKTVKIKESN, encoded by the coding sequence ATGTATGACATAACAAAATGGAAACACATATTTAAATTAGATCCAGCCAAGTCAATTTCTGATGATGATTTAGAAGCAATATGTATGTCTAATACAGATGCAATTATGATTGGTGGTACAGATAATGTAACCGAGGATAATGTCATTCATTTAATGAGCAGGGTGAGACGTTATCCGTTACCACTAGCATTAGAGGTTTCCAATGTTGAAAGTGTAATGCCTGGATTTGATTTTTATTTTATTCCAACTGTGATGAATAGCAATGATACAACATATCATAATGGTATTTTACTAGAGGCCCTAAAACAATATGGTCATGTTATAAACTTTGAGGAAGTAATATTTGAAGGGTACTTAGTACTTAATTCAGATAGCAAAGTTGCTCGCAAAACTGGAGCTCATACGGAACTAAATATTGAGGATGTTGAGGCATATGCGCAGATGGCTAATGAACTCTATCATTTCCCAGTTATGTACTTAGAATATAGTGGTGCATATGGTGACATTGATAAAGTAAAAGCCGTATCTCATATGCTTACAGAAACTCAACTTTTCTATGGTGGAGGTATCTCAAATTTAGGTCAAGCTCAAGAAATGGCTGATATTGCAGATACGATTATTGTAGGAAATATTATATATACTGATATTAAAAAAGCGCTAAAAACTGTAAAAATAAAGGAGTCTAATTAA